Proteins from one Streptomyces sp. 840.1 genomic window:
- a CDS encoding LacI family DNA-binding transcriptional regulator, with the protein MRRQSTAADGQRRATVTDVARRAGVSTATVSRVLNRNYPVAEATRERVESAMRELGYVVNAHARALAGVSNRTVGIIVNEVIDPFYAYIARGVEREAALGGRLCLVCCTQGDPQRELAFIDLMHERRADAVVVVGGSIADRGYTSELARRARELDAGGSKLVLCGRPPLGEAAPTAAVEYDNEGGAFAITDHLLMQGHERILYLGGPPKLSTTRDRLAGHRRALELRGLPADPELVQSGAFSRNFGYRRMAELIRDGLDFTAVFAANDVVAAGAAQALEEAGLRVPKDISLVGYDDIPVAQELRPRLTTVHVPLEEMGRQAVRLAVSGGDDDDWREPTTGALRLGTHIVVRDSVGPRAGRPARG; encoded by the coding sequence GGTCACCGACGTCGCCCGGCGCGCAGGGGTCTCGACGGCCACCGTCTCCCGCGTCCTGAACCGCAACTACCCGGTCGCGGAGGCGACCCGGGAGCGCGTCGAGTCGGCCATGCGCGAGCTCGGATACGTGGTGAACGCGCACGCCCGCGCGCTGGCCGGGGTCTCCAACCGCACCGTCGGCATCATCGTCAACGAGGTCATCGACCCGTTCTACGCCTACATCGCCCGCGGCGTGGAGCGCGAGGCCGCGCTCGGCGGACGGCTCTGCCTGGTGTGCTGCACCCAGGGCGACCCGCAGCGCGAGCTTGCCTTCATCGACCTGATGCACGAGCGCAGGGCCGACGCGGTGGTGGTGGTCGGCGGCTCCATCGCCGACCGGGGCTACACCTCGGAGCTGGCGCGCCGGGCACGCGAGCTGGACGCGGGCGGCTCCAAGCTGGTGCTGTGCGGCAGGCCGCCGCTGGGCGAGGCGGCCCCGACCGCCGCGGTCGAGTACGACAACGAGGGCGGCGCCTTCGCGATCACCGACCACCTGCTGATGCAGGGCCACGAGCGCATCCTCTACCTCGGCGGCCCGCCCAAGCTCTCCACCACCCGCGACCGGCTGGCCGGGCACCGGCGGGCGCTGGAGCTGCGCGGACTGCCCGCCGATCCCGAACTGGTCCAGTCGGGCGCCTTCAGCCGCAACTTCGGCTACCGGCGGATGGCCGAACTGATCCGGGACGGGCTCGACTTCACGGCCGTCTTCGCGGCGAACGACGTGGTGGCCGCCGGTGCCGCACAGGCGCTGGAGGAGGCCGGGCTGCGGGTGCCCAAGGACATCTCGCTGGTGGGCTACGACGACATCCCGGTCGCCCAGGAGCTGCGCCCCCGGCTGACCACGGTCCACGTGCCGCTGGAGGAGATGGGGCGCCAGGCCGTGCGGCTGGCCGTCTCCGGCGGCGACGACGACGACTGGCGGGAGCCGACCACGGGCGCACTGCGGCTCGGTACCCACATCGTGGTACGCGATTCCGTCGGCCCCCGGGCCGGCAGGCCCGCCCGAGGTTGA
- a CDS encoding M60 family metallopeptidase, protein MRKHTPSAPSAAPVARRSVLAAAAGAAAVAALGATASSAQAAPSHAAPGRPLARPVSLTVTARPGAEAERLRLAQALRGSEFQPTGLYVPAGTPLSLTVRPHDGLLPTLWIGAWDYYGEVTEPRAHPLTAGANTVTDPHGGPVYLTLTGDGERASVLIRSGAVPMPVFILGRTTEADYQRQLDTLTTSPWVELHGPDTIMTLTRDGALQYRNEDHAALLRLVGTIIDSHARISGLDGSRPVHRRKAGPYHFTEVSKVPTGVGAYATHGYNGFPRAYLDRATTVEGLRTRGWGLYHELGHLHQQMAYKPGGLTEVTVNIYSLAAQRTLDQPSNLLTVDPATGRTAFQTARAKFGTAGLTYEKSFGAYEKLVPLRQLELAFGDDFWPRLHKLVREENPQSDSTETDKRYRALATYSSRVAGRDLTDFFVSTWAFPIDAVGRAELAALNLPRPDVDPSTLTD, encoded by the coding sequence ATGCGTAAGCACACCCCCTCCGCACCCTCCGCCGCCCCGGTCGCCCGCCGCTCCGTGCTCGCCGCCGCGGCCGGCGCCGCGGCGGTGGCCGCACTCGGCGCCACCGCCTCATCCGCGCAGGCGGCCCCGTCGCACGCCGCCCCCGGGCGGCCGCTCGCCCGCCCCGTCTCCCTGACCGTCACCGCCCGCCCCGGCGCCGAGGCCGAACGGCTGCGGCTCGCCCAGGCGCTGCGCGGCTCGGAGTTCCAGCCGACCGGCCTGTACGTCCCCGCCGGCACCCCGCTCTCGCTGACCGTCCGGCCGCACGACGGCCTGCTGCCCACCCTCTGGATCGGTGCCTGGGACTACTACGGCGAGGTCACCGAACCGCGCGCCCACCCGCTCACCGCGGGCGCCAACACGGTGACCGACCCGCACGGCGGCCCGGTCTACCTGACGCTCACCGGCGACGGCGAACGGGCCTCGGTGCTCATCCGCTCCGGAGCCGTCCCCATGCCGGTCTTCATCCTGGGCCGTACCACCGAGGCCGACTACCAGCGGCAGCTCGACACCCTGACCACCTCGCCCTGGGTCGAACTCCACGGGCCGGACACGATCATGACGCTGACCCGGGACGGCGCACTGCAGTACCGGAACGAGGACCACGCAGCACTGCTCCGGCTGGTCGGGACGATCATCGACTCGCACGCCCGGATCAGCGGCCTCGACGGCTCACGCCCCGTGCACCGGCGCAAGGCGGGCCCGTACCACTTCACCGAGGTCAGCAAGGTGCCGACCGGTGTCGGCGCGTACGCCACGCACGGCTACAACGGCTTCCCGCGCGCCTATCTCGACCGGGCCACCACCGTCGAGGGACTGCGCACCCGCGGCTGGGGGCTCTACCACGAACTCGGCCACCTGCACCAGCAGATGGCCTACAAGCCGGGCGGCCTCACCGAAGTCACGGTGAACATCTACTCGCTGGCCGCACAGCGCACCCTGGACCAGCCGTCCAACCTGCTCACGGTCGACCCGGCGACCGGACGGACCGCCTTCCAGACCGCACGCGCCAAGTTCGGCACGGCCGGGCTGACGTACGAGAAGTCGTTCGGCGCCTACGAGAAGCTCGTGCCGCTGCGCCAGCTGGAGCTGGCCTTCGGGGACGACTTCTGGCCCCGGCTGCACAAGCTGGTGCGCGAGGAGAACCCGCAGTCCGACTCCACGGAGACCGACAAACGCTACCGGGCGCTGGCCACCTACTCCAGCCGCGTCGCCGGCCGCGACCTCACGGACTTCTTCGTCAGCACCTGGGCCTTCCCGATCGACGCCGTCGGCCGGGCGGAGCTCGCCGCCCTGAACCTGCCCCGGCCGGACGTCGACCCGAGCACGCTCACCGACTGA
- a CDS encoding polysaccharide lyase 8 family protein — protein sequence MQLSRRTLLAASGATAVGAALAPTAGTAQAADTAPGTDQDFDGLLRRAETLITGGGFDPSDPDFAAALAALDSTAKGLWDTLDRGTGRTALWADLSPVTAAGNFGQSYTRLRTLATAWATPGAALSGDAAIADTLLDALRFTYDTAYHPQAGESGNWWFWEIGAPRALMDCCVLLRTRLPEADLADYLGVVDRYCPDADRRTNSPALSETGANRTDKAVIVALRGLLGKDADKVASARDALSDVRDSGRNSLFRYAGSGDGFYQDGSFVQHEVVAYTGSYGTVLLGGAAWLLSLLADSPWAVADPKVSVMYEAVERSFAPVVFDGLMMDSVRGRAVSRERAGDHRDGASALAAILLLASGAPGSYADRWRSLVKGWLTRNRTTPFAALATLPQLALAKAVLDDPSVRAGARTTGSFVLADMDRVVHRRPGWACALSLSSKRISAYEAGNGENLHGWYTGDGMTYLYDGGGLGQYNDGFWPTVDPYRLPGTTVDTRHRDDLGTGAGTSTYLPSNSVAGGTVLDGRYTVAAMEVAGAPGSTLRTRKAWFLLDNAVVALGAAITASDGRAVETIVENRNLGALGRDRLLVDGVPLPVEQGRADRFHRARWAHLDGTGGYVFPGGAALHTLREERTGTWRAVNTGADTGGSTDPVTRRYVTLWVDHGVSPADDGYAYVLLPGASAAATAVWAHSRPVRIVANDAVAQAVEDRRSGLSAVHFWGAGSAAGITSSGPASVIVRRRGSQVSVAVADPGRTQTSLTVELPFRVRSVAHADATVRVALGRRTVLTVETGGSRGHTHRTELVQ from the coding sequence GTGCAACTGAGCAGAAGGACCCTCCTCGCCGCGAGCGGCGCCACCGCCGTCGGCGCGGCGCTCGCCCCGACGGCGGGCACGGCACAGGCCGCGGACACCGCGCCCGGCACGGACCAGGACTTCGACGGGCTCCTCCGGCGGGCGGAGACCCTGATCACCGGAGGCGGGTTCGACCCGTCCGACCCCGACTTCGCAGCCGCCCTCGCGGCCCTCGACAGCACCGCGAAGGGGCTGTGGGACACCCTGGACCGCGGCACCGGACGGACCGCGCTGTGGGCCGACCTCTCCCCCGTCACCGCTGCGGGCAACTTCGGGCAGAGCTACACCCGGCTGCGCACCCTCGCCACCGCATGGGCCACGCCCGGCGCCGCCCTGTCCGGTGACGCGGCGATCGCCGACACCCTGCTCGACGCGCTGCGCTTCACCTACGACACCGCCTACCATCCGCAGGCGGGCGAGAGCGGCAACTGGTGGTTCTGGGAGATCGGCGCCCCCCGCGCGCTGATGGACTGCTGCGTCCTGCTGCGCACACGGCTGCCCGAGGCCGATCTCGCGGACTACCTGGGCGTCGTCGACCGGTACTGCCCCGACGCGGACCGCCGGACCAACTCCCCCGCACTGTCCGAGACGGGCGCCAACCGCACAGACAAGGCCGTGATCGTGGCGCTGCGCGGGCTGCTCGGCAAGGACGCGGACAAGGTCGCATCGGCCCGTGACGCCCTCTCCGACGTCCGCGACTCGGGACGCAACAGCCTCTTCCGGTACGCGGGTTCGGGTGACGGGTTCTACCAGGACGGCTCCTTCGTCCAGCACGAGGTGGTCGCGTACACCGGCTCGTACGGCACCGTGCTGCTGGGCGGCGCCGCCTGGCTGCTCTCGCTCCTCGCGGACTCGCCGTGGGCTGTCGCCGACCCGAAGGTGTCGGTGATGTACGAGGCCGTGGAGCGCAGCTTCGCTCCGGTGGTCTTCGACGGGCTGATGATGGACTCGGTGCGCGGGCGGGCCGTGTCGCGGGAGCGTGCGGGCGACCACCGGGACGGCGCCTCGGCCCTCGCGGCGATCCTCCTCCTGGCGTCCGGCGCACCCGGCTCCTACGCGGACCGCTGGCGGTCTCTGGTCAAGGGCTGGCTGACCCGCAACCGCACCACCCCGTTCGCGGCCCTGGCCACACTCCCCCAACTGGCCCTGGCCAAGGCCGTGCTCGACGACCCCTCTGTCCGCGCGGGTGCGCGCACGACGGGCAGCTTCGTCCTCGCGGACATGGACCGCGTGGTGCACCGCCGCCCCGGCTGGGCCTGCGCGCTGTCGCTCTCGTCGAAGCGGATCTCCGCGTACGAAGCGGGCAACGGCGAGAACCTGCACGGCTGGTACACCGGCGACGGCATGACGTACCTGTACGACGGGGGCGGCCTCGGGCAGTACAACGACGGTTTCTGGCCGACCGTCGACCCGTACCGGCTCCCCGGCACCACGGTCGACACCCGCCACCGCGACGATCTCGGCACCGGCGCGGGCACTTCCACCTACCTGCCGTCGAACAGTGTCGCGGGCGGGACCGTCCTGGACGGCCGGTACACGGTGGCCGCGATGGAGGTGGCCGGCGCCCCGGGCAGCACGCTGCGGACCAGGAAGGCGTGGTTCCTGCTGGACAACGCGGTGGTCGCGCTCGGCGCGGCCATCACCGCGAGCGACGGCCGCGCGGTCGAGACGATCGTCGAGAACCGCAACCTCGGCGCGCTCGGCCGGGACCGGCTGCTGGTCGACGGCGTGCCGCTGCCCGTGGAACAGGGCCGGGCCGACAGGTTCCACCGGGCCCGGTGGGCGCATCTCGACGGAACCGGCGGCTATGTCTTCCCCGGGGGCGCCGCGCTGCACACCCTGCGCGAGGAGCGCACCGGAACATGGCGGGCCGTCAACACGGGCGCGGACACCGGCGGCAGCACCGATCCGGTCACCCGACGCTATGTCACCCTCTGGGTGGACCACGGCGTCTCGCCCGCCGACGACGGTTACGCCTATGTGCTGCTGCCGGGTGCGTCGGCCGCCGCCACCGCGGTCTGGGCGCACTCCCGGCCGGTCCGGATCGTCGCCAACGACGCCGTCGCGCAGGCCGTGGAGGACCGCAGGAGCGGGCTCAGCGCCGTGCACTTCTGGGGTGCCGGCTCCGCCGCCGGGATCA